The Nostoc sp. 'Lobaria pulmonaria (5183) cyanobiont' genome window below encodes:
- a CDS encoding tyrosinase family protein, with the protein MKLLLKSFKILIYSLLIVSTCALTVFAHDRIDHGQYNYHWHYNLPGQQGYLTVRKNVTDLTPAEKTAFVKAIKTLKTIIPAGSKLSIYDQFVAIHLGATRLIHNHTGHSDGSTQELAHENAAFFPWHREYIRRFEQALQAVDPTVTLPYWDWTDAKALDVIFNDDFLGSNGQGVTIKIPNQGNFTGGAVPGGFSAANGWVMNPALNIDTDTGISLGTSLVRFLRLPPASDYPVPKKDIQRVLALNDYSLFRAALEGFISIDEQGKVTPGGFIHNYIHGLVGGVQIDASTIPIKFKGLGTMSNIPSSPYDPVFWLHHANADRLWAEWQDNGHKGSDFYPPDGHSQPYGHNLKDLMWPWDGGMSTPKATALGDLLSLLPNFDSNDLVRPIDVLNHRELGYTYQTREKKTQ; encoded by the coding sequence ATGAAATTACTGCTGAAATCCTTCAAAATATTAATTTACAGCTTACTTATAGTTAGCACCTGTGCGCTTACAGTCTTTGCCCACGATCGCATTGACCACGGACAATACAACTACCATTGGCATTACAATTTACCAGGGCAACAGGGTTATCTAACTGTAAGAAAGAACGTAACTGACCTGACACCAGCAGAGAAAACAGCCTTTGTCAAGGCGATCAAAACCTTAAAAACGATAATTCCCGCAGGTAGCAAGCTCAGTATTTACGACCAATTCGTTGCCATACATCTAGGGGCAACACGCTTAATTCATAACCATACAGGGCATTCCGATGGTTCCACCCAAGAACTTGCTCATGAAAATGCCGCGTTTTTCCCTTGGCATCGAGAATATATTCGCAGATTTGAACAAGCTCTGCAAGCAGTAGACCCAACTGTTACTCTCCCATACTGGGATTGGACTGACGCCAAAGCACTCGATGTAATTTTTAACGATGACTTTCTTGGCTCTAATGGTCAAGGAGTAACCATCAAAATTCCAAATCAGGGGAATTTTACAGGTGGCGCTGTGCCTGGGGGTTTCTCTGCTGCAAATGGCTGGGTTATGAATCCAGCATTAAACATTGACACAGATACCGGAATATCTTTAGGTACATCACTTGTCCGCTTTCTGAGACTACCTCCTGCCAGTGATTACCCTGTGCCTAAAAAAGATATTCAGCGTGTCCTGGCTCTTAATGACTATTCTCTATTTCGCGCTGCTTTGGAAGGATTTATCTCTATAGATGAGCAGGGTAAAGTCACCCCCGGAGGATTCATCCACAACTACATTCATGGTTTAGTCGGTGGGGTACAAATAGACGCAAGTACGATACCCATAAAGTTTAAGGGTCTGGGTACGATGAGCAATATACCAAGTTCGCCTTATGACCCAGTGTTTTGGTTGCATCATGCAAACGCAGACCGCCTCTGGGCTGAATGGCAAGACAACGGTCATAAAGGTAGCGATTTTTATCCTCCCGATGGTCATAGTCAGCCTTACGGACACAATCTGAAAGACCTAATGTGGCCTTGGGACGGCGGTATGTCTACCCCCAAAGCTACGGCGTTAGGAGATTTACTATCGCTATTACCAAATTTTGACTCTAACGATTTGGTGCGTCCTATAGATGTTTTGAATCACAGGGAACTGGGTTATACCTACCAAACCCGTGAAAAGAAAACGCAATGA
- a CDS encoding threo-3-hydroxy-L-aspartate ammonia-lyase: MAQYNSVTITDVQAAQERILGIAHRTPVLTSRIVNDRTNSQVFFKCENFQRTGAFKFRGAYNALAQLSVAEKKTGVITYSSGNHAQAIALAGQLLNIPTTIVMPDDAPVVKQTATRGYGAEIILYNRQDTNREELAQNLARDRNLTLIPPYDHPHVIAGQGTTALELIQEVGELDLLLVCCGGGGLLSGCAIAAKALLPNCKVIGVEPALGDDATRSFHTKTLQTVKNPDTIADGARTPSLGQITFPLVLDYVDDMVTVSEEAILRTMFFLWERLKIVVEPTGVLAAAALLEGVVKAPEARIGIIISGGNVDLAQVCKLFSL; the protein is encoded by the coding sequence ATGGCACAGTATAATTCTGTTACTATAACTGACGTGCAAGCAGCACAAGAACGAATTTTGGGGATTGCCCACCGCACACCCGTGCTGACTTCTAGAATCGTTAACGATCGCACCAATAGCCAAGTATTCTTTAAATGCGAAAACTTTCAACGCACAGGGGCATTTAAATTTAGAGGCGCGTACAATGCTTTAGCCCAACTATCGGTAGCAGAAAAAAAAACAGGCGTTATCACCTATTCATCGGGAAATCATGCCCAAGCGATCGCTTTAGCTGGACAATTACTAAATATTCCTACCACTATTGTCATGCCTGATGATGCACCTGTTGTCAAACAAACTGCTACTCGTGGTTATGGCGCAGAGATAATTTTGTACAATCGCCAAGACACAAACCGGGAAGAATTAGCTCAAAATTTAGCACGCGATCGCAATCTCACACTCATTCCCCCTTACGATCATCCCCATGTAATCGCTGGACAGGGAACAACTGCTTTAGAACTGATCCAAGAAGTTGGTGAATTGGACTTATTATTAGTTTGTTGTGGCGGTGGCGGATTACTTTCAGGGTGTGCGATCGCAGCCAAAGCACTTCTACCCAATTGTAAAGTAATCGGCGTAGAACCAGCACTTGGCGATGATGCGACCCGCTCTTTTCACACTAAAACTCTACAAACTGTCAAAAATCCTGATACCATCGCCGATGGTGCGCGAACTCCTAGCCTTGGTCAAATTACTTTTCCCTTAGTGCTGGATTACGTCGATGATATGGTAACGGTATCGGAAGAAGCGATTCTTCGCACCATGTTTTTTTTGTGGGAACGTCTGAAAATTGTTGTTGAACCCACCGGAGTACTCGCCGCCGCCGCTTTACTCGAAGGTGTAGTGAAAGCACCAGAGGCGAGAATTGGTATCATCATCAGCGGTGGAAATGTAGATTTGGCGCAAGTTTGTAAATTATTTTCTCTGTAG
- a CDS encoding amino acid permease — protein MVPIKTVLQDSEQVTRLFSHLEFDGKKLNHQPGSVLGSTALIAGTTVGAGILALPAVTLPSGIVPSTSGLIAVWLYALVSGLLVAEVTLNTMRTEGHLSIGFLGVVEKILGKLGARIAGGAYLFMHYALLVAYITEGGEILGVAAAKIWGMQILPTWVGTMAFTLLFGGIMYLGREKFIEKLNSAFVGIVIVSFLGLLFLGGRHIQSTQLLFQNWSALGSAISVMSVALFFQNVVPLVVKQLEGDARKIRQSIFIGSVIPLIMFLAWNAVILGSVSPDMLHSTSDGASVFDPLQILRGGSAGQWLGVLVSIFSEFAIVTSFIGFVYGLLDLFKDIFLPAQWQLSSRLPLYSLVLFPPMTLGTLNPSIFFTALDYTGTFGISVLGGIIPALMSWKQRQEQENSDSVNQSLVPGGKVTLIVMIGVALAMMGKQILSIYIK, from the coding sequence ATGGTTCCCATAAAGACTGTTCTTCAAGATTCAGAGCAAGTCACTCGCTTGTTTTCTCATCTCGAATTTGATGGAAAAAAGCTCAATCATCAACCAGGTAGTGTATTGGGAAGTACTGCATTGATTGCGGGAACCACCGTTGGGGCAGGGATTCTCGCCTTACCAGCCGTTACTCTGCCGTCTGGTATAGTGCCATCCACATCTGGACTGATTGCTGTTTGGCTCTACGCTTTAGTGTCAGGGTTATTGGTTGCAGAAGTTACCTTAAACACGATGCGAACAGAAGGGCATCTGAGTATAGGTTTTTTGGGAGTTGTTGAGAAAATCCTTGGTAAGCTGGGAGCGCGAATTGCTGGCGGTGCATATTTATTCATGCACTATGCTCTCTTGGTGGCATACATCACCGAAGGCGGAGAGATTTTAGGAGTGGCGGCGGCAAAAATCTGGGGTATGCAGATATTGCCTACGTGGGTGGGCACAATGGCTTTCACGCTTTTATTTGGTGGGATTATGTATCTTGGGCGAGAAAAATTTATTGAGAAATTAAACAGCGCCTTTGTCGGAATTGTCATCGTTTCCTTCTTAGGACTATTATTTCTCGGAGGAAGGCATATTCAGAGTACCCAACTATTATTTCAAAACTGGAGTGCGCTCGGCAGTGCCATTTCAGTGATGTCTGTGGCGTTGTTTTTCCAAAACGTTGTGCCGCTAGTTGTGAAGCAACTCGAAGGGGATGCCCGCAAAATTCGTCAGTCCATCTTTATTGGTTCTGTAATTCCTCTAATTATGTTCTTGGCATGGAATGCCGTAATTTTAGGAAGCGTCAGTCCCGATATGCTACATAGCACTTCTGATGGTGCAAGTGTTTTTGATCCACTACAAATTCTCCGAGGAGGTAGTGCGGGGCAATGGTTAGGAGTGCTAGTATCCATTTTTTCAGAATTTGCGATCGTCACATCATTCATTGGATTTGTGTACGGGTTGCTGGATTTGTTCAAAGATATTTTCCTACCTGCACAGTGGCAACTTTCTAGCCGCTTACCCCTCTATTCGCTGGTTCTTTTCCCTCCGATGACTCTTGGAACGCTCAACCCTAGCATCTTCTTTACTGCCCTAGATTACACTGGAACATTTGGTATTTCAGTTCTAGGTGGAATTATTCCGGCGTTAATGAGTTGGAAACAACGTCAAGAACAAGAAAACTCAGATAGCGTAAATCAATCACTCGTTCCTGGCGGAAAGGTGACACTCATTGTGATGATTGGAGTGGCATTAGCGATGATGGGCAAACAAATTCTGTCAATTTATATAAAATAA
- the trpA gene encoding tryptophan synthase subunit alpha — translation MTSISDSFQTLRARQQCALIPFITAGDPNLETTAEALHILDRNGADFIELGIPYSDPLADGPVIQAAATRALQKGTKLEQVLEMLHTEIPRLKAPIILFTYYNPILYRGIKSFLAQIAVAGVQGLVVPDLPLEEAEELIQTAASFGIEVILLVAPTSSRDRIEAIARQSQGFIYLVSVTGVTGIRAQIQDRVKYLLTDLRSVTNKPIGVGFGISGPEQAHQVKEWGADAVIVGSAFVKRLAEGSPTEGLQAVEKLCQELKTAITESRRESPSLQEVG, via the coding sequence ATGACTTCTATCTCCGATTCCTTTCAAACTTTACGCGCTCGCCAACAGTGTGCTTTAATCCCCTTTATCACAGCAGGCGATCCTAACTTAGAAACCACCGCCGAGGCTTTACACATCTTAGATCGCAACGGCGCTGACTTCATCGAGTTGGGCATTCCCTACTCCGATCCTCTGGCAGATGGGCCTGTGATTCAAGCAGCAGCAACCCGCGCTTTGCAAAAAGGCACGAAATTAGAGCAAGTGCTAGAAATGTTGCACACAGAGATTCCTCGCCTAAAAGCGCCGATAATTCTATTTACTTACTACAATCCCATTTTGTACCGAGGTATTAAGTCATTTTTGGCGCAAATTGCCGTTGCTGGGGTGCAAGGGTTGGTAGTACCAGACTTACCCTTAGAAGAAGCAGAAGAATTAATCCAAACTGCTGCATCTTTCGGAATTGAGGTAATTTTACTCGTAGCTCCTACCAGTTCTAGAGATAGAATTGAAGCGATCGCTCGTCAATCTCAAGGTTTTATCTACCTGGTCAGCGTTACAGGCGTTACAGGTATCCGCGCTCAAATCCAAGACCGCGTAAAGTATTTATTAACAGATTTGCGAAGCGTCACCAATAAACCCATCGGCGTTGGTTTTGGCATCTCAGGGCCAGAACAAGCACATCAAGTAAAAGAATGGGGAGCAGATGCAGTGATTGTTGGTAGCGCCTTCGTTAAAAGGTTAGCTGAAGGTAGCCCAACTGAAGGATTGCAAGCAGTAGAAAAGCTTTGTCAAGAACTTAAAACAGCCATTACAGAAAGTCGGCGCGAAAGTCCATCTCTTCAAGAGGTGGGATAA
- the trpD gene encoding anthranilate phosphoribosyltransferase, whose amino-acid sequence MIAVTQTQPENISIPSEFYNWPALLQQLLNRQSLTVSQAADLMQGWLTDAIPHVLSGAILAAIQAKGVSAEELVGMATVLQSQSPVPSSQFPVPLIDTCGTGGDGASTFNISTAVAFVAAAAGVKVAKHGNRSASSKAGSADVLEALGINLNATPEKVQAAVGEVGITFLFAPGWHPALKAIATLRKTLKVRTVFNLLGPLVNPMRPTGQIIGVNDPLLLEEIVQALSQLGCQQAIALHGRERLDEAGLADVTDLAVLQDKKVRSLTLNPQELGLSFAPTAALHGGDVPENAQILKAVLQGKGTQAQQDVVALNTALALQVGEAIHGETDILAGCVKGIALAKEILQSGAAWTKLEQLAEFLR is encoded by the coding sequence ATGATAGCTGTAACTCAAACTCAACCTGAAAACATCTCCATCCCTTCTGAGTTCTACAACTGGCCAGCTTTATTACAACAGTTGCTAAATCGGCAATCGTTGACGGTTTCCCAAGCTGCGGATCTGATGCAAGGTTGGCTCACAGATGCCATTCCCCATGTTCTATCAGGAGCAATTTTAGCCGCAATTCAAGCCAAAGGCGTCTCTGCCGAAGAATTAGTCGGCATGGCCACCGTCTTACAATCCCAATCCCCAGTTCCCAGTTCCCAGTTCCCAGTTCCCCTAATTGACACCTGTGGAACTGGTGGAGATGGCGCTTCAACCTTTAATATCTCCACTGCTGTCGCTTTTGTTGCCGCAGCCGCAGGGGTAAAAGTTGCCAAACATGGCAATCGTTCGGCATCTAGCAAAGCTGGTTCGGCTGATGTGTTGGAAGCTTTGGGTATAAATCTCAACGCCACTCCTGAGAAAGTACAGGCGGCAGTGGGTGAAGTTGGAATCACCTTTTTGTTTGCTCCCGGCTGGCATCCTGCACTCAAGGCGATCGCTACTTTGCGAAAAACTTTGAAAGTGCGGACTGTTTTTAACTTACTCGGCCCGCTAGTAAATCCGATGCGGCCGACAGGGCAAATTATTGGTGTCAACGACCCGCTTTTACTAGAGGAGATTGTTCAAGCTTTATCCCAATTGGGATGTCAGCAAGCGATCGCCCTCCACGGACGGGAACGTTTAGATGAGGCTGGTTTGGCAGATGTCACCGACTTGGCTGTACTCCAAGATAAAAAAGTGCGTTCTCTAACGCTCAATCCTCAAGAACTTGGTTTGAGTTTTGCACCCACTGCGGCGTTGCACGGTGGAGATGTCCCAGAAAATGCCCAAATCTTGAAGGCAGTTCTCCAAGGTAAAGGCACTCAAGCGCAGCAGGATGTAGTTGCTTTGAATACAGCCCTAGCACTCCAAGTTGGTGAAGCCATTCATGGGGAAACGGATATTTTAGCAGGTTGTGTTAAAGGTATTGCCCTTGCCAAGGAAATTCTCCAAAGCGGCGCAGCTTGGACAAAACTAGAACAACTTGCGGAATTTTTGCGCTAG
- a CDS encoding zinc-dependent alcohol dehydrogenase family protein, which yields MKAMAIANFGSPEVFVKTEVDKPTPRNNEVLVKVYATSVNPADCGMRQGSFGPRVKLPAILGFDVSGVVEAVGENVKDFQVGDEVYYAIAHEEGGGANAEYHVANESTIAKKPRNISHLKAASVPVAGGTAWAALITRANIKVGETVLIHGGAGGVGTFAIQIAKAAGAYVYTTCGGYDTDFVKSIGADRAIDYRNEDFINIIMQETGGQGVDVTFTTVSGDILAKSLVVTKAEGRAVTVTGVEGDLNIAIFKNITVYFTHLDQTRPKLDALRTLIERGQIKPVVSKTFSLHQVAQAHKTFEEGGEGVRGKIVVQVV from the coding sequence ATGAAAGCGATGGCGATCGCAAACTTCGGAAGTCCAGAAGTCTTTGTAAAAACTGAAGTAGATAAACCGACACCAAGGAACAACGAAGTTTTAGTCAAGGTTTATGCCACCTCAGTGAATCCAGCCGACTGCGGAATGCGCCAAGGAAGTTTCGGGCCAAGGGTCAAACTGCCTGCAATTCTCGGCTTTGACGTTTCCGGTGTCGTTGAGGCAGTTGGCGAAAATGTTAAAGATTTTCAGGTGGGTGACGAAGTTTATTATGCGATCGCACATGAAGAAGGTGGCGGTGCTAATGCGGAGTATCATGTCGCAAATGAATCAACTATTGCCAAAAAGCCCAGAAACATATCCCATTTAAAAGCTGCTAGCGTACCTGTGGCAGGGGGTACAGCATGGGCTGCACTGATCACTAGAGCAAATATCAAAGTCGGTGAAACAGTGTTAATTCATGGTGGTGCAGGTGGTGTCGGCACATTCGCCATTCAAATAGCTAAAGCGGCAGGCGCTTACGTTTACACAACCTGCGGCGGTTATGATACCGATTTTGTCAAGTCCATCGGTGCAGACAGAGCGATCGATTACCGCAACGAAGACTTTATCAACATTATTATGCAGGAAACGGGCGGTCAAGGAGTTGATGTGACTTTTACTACTGTTAGCGGTGACATTTTAGCCAAAAGTTTGGTAGTCACAAAAGCTGAGGGTCGCGCTGTTACTGTCACGGGGGTTGAAGGTGACTTGAATATCGCTATTTTCAAAAATATTACTGTCTACTTTACACACTTAGATCAGACCCGCCCCAAGCTTGATGCTTTAAGAACCTTAATTGAACGGGGTCAAATCAAACCTGTTGTCAGTAAGACTTTTTCACTTCATCAGGTAGCCCAAGCGCATAAAACCTTTGAGGAAGGCGGTGAGGGTGTACGCGGCAAGATTGTTGTACAGGTTGTATGA
- the trpB gene encoding tryptophan synthase subunit beta, translating to MVSIQDINATLSTTSVRPDLLGRFGKFGGKYVPETLMPALSELEAAFHQYCNEPSFQAELQNLLRDYVGRPSPLYFAERLTTNYARPDGTGPQIYLKREDLNHTGAHKINNALGQVLLAKRMGKQRIIAETGAGQHGVATATVCARFGLKCVIYMGVQDMERQALNVFRMKLMGAEVRPVEAGTGTLKDATSEAIRDWVTNVETTHYILGSVAGPHPYPMIVRDFHVIIGVETRAQSLEKWGGLPDILLACVGGGSNAIGLFNEFVHEPSVRLIGVEAAGEGVDTEKHAATLTKGKIGVLHGAMSYLLQDDDGQIIEAHSISAGLDYPGVGPEHSYLMDLGRAEYYSVTDKQALDAFQKLSQLEGIIPALETAHAIAYLETLCPQLKGSPRIVINCSGRGDKDVQTVAKVLIP from the coding sequence ATGGTAAGCATCCAAGATATCAACGCTACGCTTTCAACTACGTCTGTGCGACCTGACCTTTTAGGCAGGTTTGGAAAATTCGGCGGTAAGTACGTCCCCGAAACTTTAATGCCTGCATTAAGTGAGTTAGAAGCGGCGTTTCATCAATATTGCAATGAGCCGAGTTTCCAAGCAGAACTGCAAAACTTACTACGCGATTACGTAGGACGACCCAGCCCATTATATTTTGCTGAACGCCTGACAACAAACTACGCTAGACCAGATGGCACGGGGCCGCAAATCTATTTAAAGCGTGAAGATTTAAATCATACAGGCGCTCACAAAATTAATAATGCTTTAGGTCAAGTGTTGCTAGCTAAACGCATGGGCAAGCAACGGATTATTGCCGAGACAGGTGCAGGTCAGCATGGGGTTGCGACTGCAACTGTATGTGCGCGGTTTGGTTTGAAATGTGTGATTTACATGGGCGTCCAAGATATGGAACGCCAAGCCCTAAATGTATTTCGCATGAAGTTAATGGGTGCAGAAGTTCGTCCAGTAGAGGCAGGTACAGGAACTCTCAAAGATGCGACTTCGGAAGCAATTCGAGATTGGGTGACGAATGTGGAAACAACCCATTACATCCTGGGTTCTGTTGCAGGGCCCCATCCCTACCCGATGATTGTCCGTGATTTCCACGTGATAATCGGTGTAGAAACTCGCGCTCAGTCTCTAGAAAAATGGGGAGGATTGCCAGATATTCTCCTGGCTTGCGTGGGTGGAGGTTCCAATGCGATCGGCTTATTCAATGAATTTGTACATGAACCTTCAGTGCGCTTAATTGGAGTAGAAGCAGCAGGTGAAGGTGTAGATACAGAAAAGCACGCTGCTACCTTGACAAAAGGAAAAATAGGTGTATTGCACGGTGCAATGAGCTATTTACTGCAAGATGATGATGGTCAAATAATTGAAGCTCATTCAATTAGTGCCGGATTAGACTATCCTGGCGTTGGCCCTGAGCATAGTTATTTAATGGATCTTGGTCGCGCCGAATATTACAGTGTTACCGATAAACAGGCGTTAGATGCATTTCAAAAGCTTTCGCAACTAGAAGGGATTATTCCAGCCTTAGAAACTGCTCATGCGATCGCATATCTTGAAACCCTTTGTCCTCAGTTAAAAGGTAGCCCTCGCATCGTCATCAATTGCTCTGGTAGAGGTGACAAAGATGTACAAACCGTCGCCAAAGTCCTAATTCCTTAA
- the trpC gene encoding indole-3-glycerol phosphate synthase TrpC — MTNQVVTSRHILEDIVSHKKQEVAQMQQELPLASLRQQLNAAPTVRNFLTALQSNSNQPSLIAEVKKASPSRGIIRADFDAVAVAQAYERGGAACLSVLTDEKFFQGSFENLRSVRLKVALPLLCKEFIIDRYQIYLARTAGADAVLLIAAILSDRELQAFLEVIHDLGMNALVEVHTLAELDRVLKLDNLHLVGINNRNLADFTLDLGTTQQLLAERQQQLQSLDITVVSESGLYTPADLSFVAEAGARAVLIGESLVKQSDVEQAVRTLLRLAPA; from the coding sequence ATGACTAATCAAGTTGTCACTTCCCGCCATATTCTTGAAGACATTGTGTCGCATAAAAAGCAAGAAGTTGCACAAATGCAGCAAGAACTGCCTTTAGCCTCCTTGCGACAACAGTTAAATGCAGCCCCGACTGTGCGAAATTTCTTGACTGCTTTGCAGTCAAATTCTAACCAACCGAGCTTAATTGCCGAGGTAAAAAAAGCATCACCTAGTCGGGGGATTATCCGCGCAGATTTTGATGCAGTAGCTGTTGCTCAAGCTTATGAACGAGGCGGTGCAGCTTGTTTATCAGTCCTGACTGACGAAAAGTTCTTTCAGGGCAGTTTTGAGAATCTGCGGAGTGTGCGATTAAAAGTAGCATTACCGCTACTGTGCAAAGAGTTCATCATCGATCGCTATCAAATTTATTTAGCACGAACAGCAGGTGCAGATGCAGTCTTGTTGATTGCCGCCATTTTATCAGATCGAGAACTCCAGGCTTTTTTGGAAGTAATTCACGATTTGGGCATGAATGCACTGGTAGAAGTTCATACCTTAGCTGAACTGGATCGAGTGCTAAAGCTTGATAACTTACATTTAGTAGGAATCAACAATCGCAATTTAGCAGATTTTACTCTTGATTTAGGAACAACCCAGCAACTTTTAGCAGAGCGTCAACAACAATTACAAAGTTTGGATATCACCGTCGTCAGCGAATCTGGACTGTATACACCTGCTGATTTATCTTTTGTCGCTGAGGCTGGTGCGCGTGCAGTTTTGATTGGAGAGTCTTTAGTTAAACAAAGCGATGTAGAACAAGCTGTGCGTACTTTGCTAAGACTTGCTCCTGCCTAA
- the aroF gene encoding 3-deoxy-7-phosphoheptulonate synthase: MIIILKNGTPVDEITRISQELSDTWGVTVEKSVGTHKVLLGLIGDTTSIDKLQIQEFSPWIEQVLRVQQPFKRVSREFRDGQASEVVVPTPNGRVYFGEHHPIVVVAGPCSVENEAMIVETAKRVKAAGAQFLRGGAYKPRTSPYAFQGYGESALDLLAAAREATGLGIVTELMDAADLSAVARVADIIQIGARNMHNFSLLKKVGAQDKPVLLKRGMSATIDEWLMAAEYIMASGNPNVILCERGIRTFDGKYARNTLDLSVLPVLRSLTHLPIMIDPSHGTGRSEYVPSMAMAAIAAGTDALMIEVHPNPAKALSDGPQSLTPEKFDRLVQEMSVLGKLVDRWTTPVFDRIGGR; the protein is encoded by the coding sequence ATGATTATCATACTTAAGAACGGTACGCCTGTTGATGAAATTACTCGCATTAGCCAAGAACTGAGTGACACTTGGGGAGTCACCGTAGAAAAAAGCGTTGGCACTCATAAAGTTCTACTGGGGCTAATTGGTGATACCACTAGCATCGATAAATTGCAGATTCAGGAGTTCAGCCCTTGGATTGAGCAAGTATTACGGGTACAACAACCTTTCAAGCGGGTAAGTCGAGAATTCCGAGATGGACAAGCCAGCGAAGTTGTTGTACCGACACCTAACGGCCGTGTCTATTTCGGCGAACATCATCCGATTGTGGTGGTAGCCGGGCCTTGTTCTGTTGAAAATGAAGCGATGATTGTCGAAACGGCAAAGCGCGTGAAGGCAGCAGGAGCGCAGTTTCTCCGGGGCGGAGCTTACAAACCCCGCACTTCACCCTATGCCTTTCAAGGTTATGGTGAAAGCGCTTTAGATTTGTTAGCAGCAGCGCGGGAAGCTACTGGTTTGGGTATCGTCACAGAACTGATGGATGCTGCTGATTTATCAGCAGTGGCGAGAGTCGCTGACATCATCCAAATCGGAGCTAGGAATATGCACAATTTTTCGCTGCTGAAAAAGGTAGGCGCTCAAGATAAACCAGTGCTGCTGAAGCGGGGAATGTCTGCCACAATTGACGAGTGGTTGATGGCGGCAGAATATATCATGGCATCTGGAAATCCGAATGTAATTCTTTGTGAGCGGGGAATCAGAACCTTTGATGGTAAATATGCCCGCAATACTTTAGATTTATCGGTGCTTCCAGTATTGCGATCGCTGACCCATTTACCAATTATGATTGATCCTAGTCATGGTACGGGTAGGTCTGAATATGTTCCATCAATGGCAATGGCTGCGATCGCAGCTGGTACAGATGCCTTAATGATTGAAGTTCACCCCAATCCTGCAAAAGCTTTATCCGATGGCCCTCAATCTCTCACCCCTGAGAAATTTGACCGCTTGGTTCAAGAAATGTCAGTCCTGGGCAAACTAGTTGATCGCTGGACTACACCTGTATTCGATCGCATTGGTGGGCGTTGA
- a CDS encoding RNA 2'-phosphotransferase, whose amino-acid sequence MSDSRLVKISKYLSKYLRHTPDAIGIKLTPGGWVAVDDLLTACAQNKFPITRQELQVVVESNEKQRFSFDSTGNLIRANQGHSVKVDLQLEAVVPPDELYHGTGRKSVELILQTGLCKMSRHHVHLSKDIKTAQTVGARHGKPVVFAVNTAAMHQAGYIFYCSANGVWLVDCVPPEYLQKI is encoded by the coding sequence ATGAGTGATTCTCGACTCGTCAAAATCAGTAAATATCTCAGTAAATATCTGCGACACACCCCGGATGCTATTGGAATTAAACTTACTCCTGGTGGTTGGGTTGCTGTTGATGACCTACTTACCGCTTGTGCTCAAAACAAGTTTCCCATTACCCGTCAGGAATTACAGGTGGTAGTTGAATCCAACGAGAAACAACGCTTTTCTTTTGATTCTACAGGTAATCTTATTCGTGCGAACCAAGGACATAGTGTAAAAGTCGATTTACAATTAGAAGCTGTTGTTCCTCCAGATGAGCTTTATCACGGCACAGGACGCAAATCTGTAGAATTAATTCTGCAAACAGGACTTTGCAAAATGTCGCGACATCATGTCCATTTATCAAAGGATATAAAAACAGCACAAACTGTTGGTGCAAGGCATGGAAAGCCAGTGGTTTTTGCTGTAAATACTGCGGCAATGCATCAGGCGGGTTATATCTTCTATTGTTCTGCTAATGGTGTTTGGTTAGTCGATTGTGTGCCACCTGAGTATCTACAAAAAATTTGA